The Leifsonia poae region AGCTCGATGCCGTCGGCGGCGGGCAGCATCAGGTCCAGGAGCACGATGTCCGGACGCTCGGTCTCGAGCAGGCGCAGCACCCGCGATCCGTCGGAGGAGACGACGGTGTCGAAGCCCCGAACGGTGAGGTTCGCCCGGATCAGGTCGACGATGTTGGGGTCGTCCTCGACCATCAGCACCTTGGTCCGCGCGGTGTCGTCACCCATCGTCCGGCTCTGTCATCAAGACGGGCGATTCCACGGGAAGCCGGATCACGGAACGTGTTCCGGGTTCCATCGGATGCTGTCGGAGCGTCCCGTGGTGCGCATCCACGATGCCGCGCGTGATCGACAGACCGAGGCCGGCGCCGGCGGTGCGGTCGCGCCACGAATGCGCCGACGTCGGGCCGGCGCCCTCGTTCCTCGGCGGCATGCCGACGCCGTTGTCGACGACCTCGATGACCACATCGTCGGCCCCCTCAGCCCGGACCTCGACGCGCACGGCCGTGCCCGGCGGGTTGTGCCGGACCGCGTTGTCCATGAGGTTCATCATCACCTGTTCGAGCCGGTCGTGGTCGGCCCAGACGACAGGGACATCGTCTGCACAGCTGACCTCGATCGCCGCGGCGGCTTGTGGTGACAGACACGCCAGGGCCGCGTCGACCACCAGGGACAGGTCGACCCAATCGGGTCGCAAGCGCAGCATGCCCGATTCGATCATCGAGAAGTCGAGCAGATCGTCCACGAGCCGGCCCAGCCGTGCCGACTCACCGCTGATCCTGCTGAGGAACCGACGCTCGGAGTCGTGATCCCACGTCACGTCGGTCTGCATCAAGCTGGACGCCGAGCCGTGGATCGCCGTGAGCGGTGTGCGCAACTCGTGGGAGAGACGGGCGAGGAACTGGCTCTGCATCTCTTGCGAGCGGCGGAGCGCAGCCATCTCGCGGCGCGCCAGCTCGATGTGCTCCCGCTCCTGGGCGAGCAGGATCGAATGCCCGGCATCCTCGAGCAGCACCCGATCTTCGGCGCCGACGAGACGGGTGGACCACTCCGCGGCGAGCACGGTGGCCTCAGAGACCCGAACGAGCAGTCGGCTTCCGCCGTCGGCCAGGGACGAGACGTGCGCATGTCCTCGATCGTCGAGCAGGCTGAGACCCGACTCGACGGCCGACGCGAGCCGATCCGAGGGCGCGCTACCGAGGGAACCGGCGAACGCCCGGCAGGACACACCCTCGTCGTCGGCGTGCCCGTAGAGGCCGACCTCGTCGGCACCCACCGCCTCCCGCAGAGCGCTCAGCGCCGTGCTGATCCTGTCGGTGAGCGAGTCCGCCCCCGCCAGCGTTTGGAGAATCGCGCGGATCGTCTCCAATATCTTGTTCCGCGCGGTCAGCTCTGCCAGCAGCCGTTCCCGTTCGAGCGCCGTCGCCGCATACCCGGCGTAGAGGTTGACCAGATCGAGCTCTTCGCTGTCTGGCGACCCGATGTCCGGGCGGTAGATGTTGATCACCCCGCGCAGGTCGCCGCCGCTGGAGAAGGGGATGGCCCACCAGCTCGCGATCCCGGACTCGCGGAGCAGCGGTGCGAAGGGCGCCAGCGCTTCACTCGCCGTCACATCCGCGACGACGACGACGACATTGTCGGCGACAGCCGACGACGGCGGCGGCGGCGGCCCATTCGTGGTGGCGTTCAGCGGAACGCGGCGCCACGTCTCGTCCAGCGCCCGCGACAGACCGACCGAACCGACACAGCTCAGCGTGGGCCCGTCGAGCACGTGCAGGCTGAGCTGCTGGGTTCCCAGCGCCGCGCCGAGGGTCGAGAGGATGAGAGTGAGCCCCGCAGACGGCCCGGCCGAGCTGAGACGGCCGGCCGCGGTGAGCTGGTCGGCCAGGCCGTGCAACCGGCTCAGCTGGCGGCGCGGGGCGGAGGATGCGTCGTGCCCCGCCATGAGAGCGAGCAGCTCGTCCGGATGCGACCAGGCCGGATCGACCTGCGCCACGACCCGACCGTGTCGCAGCACGATCACCCGACCGGTGAGCCGGAAGAGCTGGTCGACGTCGTGCGAGATCAGCAGGATCGTGGTGCCGTCGTCGCGGAGCCGAAGGATCAGCTGTTCGACGTGGGCGGAATCGGCGCGACTCAGGACCGCGGTGGGCTCGTCGAGAAGCAATAGCCGCGGAGGCGGTGAGACGGATCTCGCCACGGCGAGGAGCTGACGTTCCGCCGCGGTGAGCGTTCCCACCATTCGGGTCGAGTCGGCGATCGGAATGCCGAGGTCGTCGAGGACCGCCCGCGCCCGGGCGTGGAGCCTCGACTCGGACATGAGCAGCCGACGTCGCTCTTTGCCGAGCATGAGGTTGGTCGCGACATCGAGGTTGTCCGACAGCGCCAGATGCTGCCACACGACGCCGATCGTGCCGAGGGTGCGCGCCGACGGGTGGGCTGCCGGGTGCTCACCGTCGAGCCAGATCTCGCCCCGCGTCGCGCTGAGGTCGCCGCAGATGCACCGCAGCAGCGTCGACTTGCCGGCCCCGTTGTCGCCGGCGATGCCGACGATCTCACCGGGATAGACGTCCAAGTCGACATCACGGAGAGCCGCCAATGGGCCGTAGTTGACCGCCAATCCACGTGCTCGAAGAACGGCCGACCCCGACCGTGCTTCCCTGACCGCGTGCGCCGCCATAGTGGTCATTATCACTCGCTCGCCTGCGTTATCGGCGACGGGCGGCTCTCAGCCGGCTGTTTAGAGCACCTTCGAGAGGAAGGCCTGCGTTCGCTGGTGCTGCGGATTGGCGAGCACTTCGCGGGGGTCGCCGGATTCGACGACCACGCCGCCGTCCATGAAGACGAGCTCGTCGGCGACCTCGCGGGCGAACCCCATCTCGTGCGTGACGACGATCATGGTCATCCCGGATGCGGCGAGACCCTTCATCACGTCGAGGACCTCGCCGACGAGCTCGGGGTCGAGGGCGGAGGTGGGCTCGTCGAACAGCATCAGCTTCGGGTCCATCGCCAGTGCCCTCGCAATCGCGACGCGCTGCTGCTGTCCGCCCGACAGGTGCGCCGGGTAGTGGTCGCCCTTCTCGCCGAGACCGACCCGGGTGAGCAGCTCCTTCGCGCGAGCAACAGCTTGCGCCTTCGGCACGCCTTTGACCCGCATCGGCGCTTCGACGATGTTCTCCAGTGCTGTCATATGCGGGAACAGGTTGAAGCGTTGGAACACCATCCCGATCTCGCGGCGCTGGCGGGAGGCCTCCTTGGGCTTGAGCTCGTAGAGCTTGTCGCCCTGCTGGCGGTAGCCCACGAGCTGACCGTCGACGGAGAGCCGGCCGGCGTCCACCCGTTCGAGGTGGTTGATGCAGCGCAGGAACGTGGATTTGCCCGAGCCGCTGGGGCCGACGATGCAGAGCACCGCCCCCGGTTGCACCGACAGGGAGATGCTCTTCAGCACCTCGTTGGAGCCGAAGCTCTTGGAAACGCCTTCGGCCAGCACCATCGGGGTCGTCGTCGTGTCGCTCATCATTTGCCTCCGCTGAGCCTGTCGGGGCCGGCTTCGCCGGCGGTGCCGTCGACGGCCGCCACCGCGCCGGTCAGCGCGTCGTCGCGCCGTTCGGGTCGGCGCGCGTTGACTCCGCGCGAGAAACGTTTCTCCAGGAAGTACTGTCCGACCATCAGGATCGAGGTGAACAGCAGATACCAGATGGATGCCACGATCAGCAGCGCCACAGGGGTGTACGTCACTGCCGAGATCCCGCGTGCCACACCATAGAGGTCGGAGGTGAGCGGGATGGCGGCCACCAGCGACGTGGTCTTCAGCATCGAGATCACCTCGTTGCCGGTCGGCGGGATGATCACCCGCATGGCCTGCGGGATGACGATGCGCACCATCGTGTGTCCCCACGACATGCCGAGAGCCGTCGCCGCCTCTTCTTGACCGCCGTCGACCGAGAGCAGGCCGGCCCGCACGATCTCCGCCATGTACGCGGCCTCGTTCAGCGCCAGGCCGATGATGGCGATGATGAACGCGTTCTGCATGAAACCGAGGTCGAACGACACACCCCAGTCCGTCCACGGGACCCCGAGGAAGATCTTCGGGTAGATCAGCGAGAACAGACCCCAGAAGACGAGTTGCACGTACACCGGCGTGCCCCGGAAGATCCAGAGGTAGAGCCAGGCGACTGCTTTGACCACCGGGTTCGGCGAGAGCCGCATGACCGCCAGGCAGAGGCCGAGGATCACGCCGATGACCATCGCGTACACGGTGAGCTGCAGGGTGACGAGCGCCGCCGCGCTGATCCGCTGATCGAAGAGGTATTTGCCGACGTACGGCCAGTTGTAGTCCTTGCGCTGCGAGGCGTCCACGATGAACCAGACGAGCAGCAGGACCAATACCACGGCGAAGACGATCCGCCACGGGTGTCGGAGCTTGATCGCTTTGATCGGCTCCGAGGGCGGGGCGCCGGCCGGCGACGGGGTCGACCCCATCGCCGGCCGGCTCTGGTTGCCCAGAGACATCGGGATCAGCCCTTCGAGGCGGCGTTGATGTCGATCGTCTTCACGGCACCGTCGTCGACGCCCCACTTCTTGAGGATCGTGCCGTACGTTCCGTCGTCGACGAGAGCCTGCAGGGTCTTCTGGATGACCGGTGTGAGGGCTGACCCCTTGGCGAGAGCGATGCCGTATGGGGCGACTTCGAAGGCCTTTCCGGCCGACTGGAGCTTGCCGTTCGACTTCGAGATCGCGTACAGAGTCACCGGCGAGTCGGCGCTGAGCGCGTCGGCCTTGCCGAGGATCACCGCGTTGGTCGCATCCTGCTGGGCGTCGTAGCGCTGGATCTGGATGGCGGCCTTGCCGGCATCCGTGCACGCCTTCGATTTGGCCGGAACCTCGTCGGTGTCTTCGGTCGTCGTGGCCTGTACGGCCACTTTGAGACCGCAGGCATTGTTCGGGTCGACCGTCTTGCCCTTCGGCGCAGCCCACTGGATCCCCGCGGTGTAGTAGTTCACGAAGTCGACCTGCTTCTCGCGTTCGACGGTGTCGGTGAACGAGGAGACGCCGATGTCGTCCTTGCCGCCGGTGATACTCGGGATGATGTTGTCGAACGTCGAGATCTGATACGAGATCTTCAGCCCGAGCTTCGCGCCGATGGCATTGGTGAGGTCGACGTCCCAACCGGCGGGGTTGCCGTTGTCGTCTTTGTACTCGTTGGGCGGATAGGTGTCGTCCATGCCGACGGTGAGCACGCCGGCGGACGCGATGTCCTTGGGCAGTGATGCGGCGAGGGCGGCGTCTTTCGTCACGGTTCCGGCGCTCGACTTTGAGCTGCCGCCGGAGGGCGTGGAGTTGTCGACACAGCCGGCGAGCGCCAGGGCGGCCACGGCCATCAGCGCGGCCGCCGGGGCCACGTATCGGATGCGCTTCATGAGGATTTCCTTCTTCCGGGTGCAGGGGGATGCAGGAACGCAGTGAGTGGAGCATACCCCAGACCGGCCCGGGACCATTCACACGGATTCGCGCGTCCCACGCTCTTTTTCGCCAAGATTTCCGTCTTGTTTCGCAGAAAAATGCATGGATTTCGTTGTCGACAGCGAACTTCGCCACTCGGTGCAGCGGCACTCCGGGCCCGGCTATCGTCGAAGGGTGACCGAGACACCGACCGACTTCGCCGCGAATGCGACCGTGCTCGTGACGAGCCCCGCCGATCCGCTGGCCGCTCCGCTCGTGGAAGAACTCTCCCGCGAGTACGACGAACGCTACGGGCTCAACGACGGCATCCCGTCATCGGTGGAGCTCTCCCGATACCCGGCGGAGCTGTTCTCGGCGGAGCACGGCGGCACATTCATCCTGCTTCTCGCCGACGGCGAGCCCGTGGCGGGTGGCGCGTTCAAACGCGAAGACGACGACACGGTGGAGGTCAAACGAGTGTGGACCCATTCCGGCTATCGACGCCGTGGCCTCGCCCGTCGGGTGATGGCCGAGCTCGAGGCGGAAGCCCGGCGGCGCGGTGTGCGCGCTGTCGTGCTCACCACCGGGGCGCGGCAGCCGGAAGCGGTCGCCCTGTACCTCTCGCTCGGCTATCGGCCGCAGTTCGATCTCGACGCCGATTGGGAGGCGATCTCCTACCTCGCGTTCGAGAAGGCCCTGTAGGCGCGCAGGAGGAGCCGCTCAGAACCTCAATGCAGCGAGGGCCGCCGGCACGAGTTCCGCGGCGGCCAGGTTCGGCAATTCGTCGATGCCTCGGAAGAGGGGGCCGGTTTCCGCGCCGCTCGGGACGGCGCCCGAGGCGCGGAGCAGTTCCGCCGCGTGCAGCGCCTCGATGGCGAGCACCTCACCCGTGAGCGCGAGGGAGCGCCGCAGCAGCCGGAGCGCGAGCGGGGCGAGCGAGGCATGGTCCTCCACGCCCGAAAGCGTGGTGATCCCGAGGGTGGCCGGTGCCGCGAGCTGGCGCAGCTCGGCGACGGCAGACGCCGCCGCGTAGAGCAGCAGCCCCGGCACCCGGGTGGTTCCAGCAGCACGCGCAGGCGCGAGAGACAGCGAGTGGGCCGCACTGCGGCGCTCGGAGGCGGACGCGACATGAGCGAGCACCAGGCGAAGATTCTCGAACGCGAGTGCGAGCGGGAGCGCCTGGAAGTTGCCGCCGGAGACCATCCGGCCCGAGGCGATGTCCACCACAGGGTTCTCACTGCGGGCGCCGAGCTCCCGCTCCAGTTCCCGCACTGTGCGTTCGACGCACTCGCGCAGCGCACCGTGCACCTGCGGCACCGTGCGGAACGAGAGCGGATCCTGCACGGTCACCGCACGGTCGGGGCGCTCGAGCGCGCTGCCGGCCAGAGCCGAACGGATGGCGTCGGCCGAGACGAGCTGCCCGTCGCCCCCGCCCGCACGCGCGACCGTGTCACTGAACGCGCTCAGGTTGCCGGCCGGGCCGGCCGCACCGACCGCCTCCAGCGAC contains the following coding sequences:
- a CDS encoding ATP-binding cassette domain-containing protein, with translation MTTMAAHAVREARSGSAVLRARGLAVNYGPLAALRDVDLDVYPGEIVGIAGDNGAGKSTLLRCICGDLSATRGEIWLDGEHPAAHPSARTLGTIGVVWQHLALSDNLDVATNLMLGKERRRLLMSESRLHARARAVLDDLGIPIADSTRMVGTLTAAERQLLAVARSVSPPPRLLLLDEPTAVLSRADSAHVEQLILRLRDDGTTILLISHDVDQLFRLTGRVIVLRHGRVVAQVDPAWSHPDELLALMAGHDASSAPRRQLSRLHGLADQLTAAGRLSSAGPSAGLTLILSTLGAALGTQQLSLHVLDGPTLSCVGSVGLSRALDETWRRVPLNATTNGPPPPPSSAVADNVVVVVADVTASEALAPFAPLLRESGIASWWAIPFSSGGDLRGVINIYRPDIGSPDSEELDLVNLYAGYAATALERERLLAELTARNKILETIRAILQTLAGADSLTDRISTALSALREAVGADEVGLYGHADDEGVSCRAFAGSLGSAPSDRLASAVESGLSLLDDRGHAHVSSLADGGSRLLVRVSEATVLAAEWSTRLVGAEDRVLLEDAGHSILLAQEREHIELARREMAALRRSQEMQSQFLARLSHELRTPLTAIHGSASSLMQTDVTWDHDSERRFLSRISGESARLGRLVDDLLDFSMIESGMLRLRPDWVDLSLVVDAALACLSPQAAAAIEVSCADDVPVVWADHDRLEQVMMNLMDNAVRHNPPGTAVRVEVRAEGADDVVIEVVDNGVGMPPRNEGAGPTSAHSWRDRTAGAGLGLSITRGIVDAHHGTLRQHPMEPGTRSVIRLPVESPVLMTEPDDG
- a CDS encoding amino acid ABC transporter ATP-binding protein; protein product: MSDTTTTPMVLAEGVSKSFGSNEVLKSISLSVQPGAVLCIVGPSGSGKSTFLRCINHLERVDAGRLSVDGQLVGYRQQGDKLYELKPKEASRQRREIGMVFQRFNLFPHMTALENIVEAPMRVKGVPKAQAVARAKELLTRVGLGEKGDHYPAHLSGGQQQRVAIARALAMDPKLMLFDEPTSALDPELVGEVLDVMKGLAASGMTMIVVTHEMGFAREVADELVFMDGGVVVESGDPREVLANPQHQRTQAFLSKVL
- a CDS encoding amino acid ABC transporter permease codes for the protein MSLGNQSRPAMGSTPSPAGAPPSEPIKAIKLRHPWRIVFAVVLVLLLVWFIVDASQRKDYNWPYVGKYLFDQRISAAALVTLQLTVYAMVIGVILGLCLAVMRLSPNPVVKAVAWLYLWIFRGTPVYVQLVFWGLFSLIYPKIFLGVPWTDWGVSFDLGFMQNAFIIAIIGLALNEAAYMAEIVRAGLLSVDGGQEEAATALGMSWGHTMVRIVIPQAMRVIIPPTGNEVISMLKTTSLVAAIPLTSDLYGVARGISAVTYTPVALLIVASIWYLLFTSILMVGQYFLEKRFSRGVNARRPERRDDALTGAVAAVDGTAGEAGPDRLSGGK
- a CDS encoding ABC transporter substrate-binding protein, translating into MKRIRYVAPAAALMAVAALALAGCVDNSTPSGGSSKSSAGTVTKDAALAASLPKDIASAGVLTVGMDDTYPPNEYKDDNGNPAGWDVDLTNAIGAKLGLKISYQISTFDNIIPSITGGKDDIGVSSFTDTVEREKQVDFVNYYTAGIQWAAPKGKTVDPNNACGLKVAVQATTTEDTDEVPAKSKACTDAGKAAIQIQRYDAQQDATNAVILGKADALSADSPVTLYAISKSNGKLQSAGKAFEVAPYGIALAKGSALTPVIQKTLQALVDDGTYGTILKKWGVDDGAVKTIDINAASKG
- a CDS encoding GNAT family N-acetyltransferase, with the protein product MTETPTDFAANATVLVTSPADPLAAPLVEELSREYDERYGLNDGIPSSVELSRYPAELFSAEHGGTFILLLADGEPVAGGAFKREDDDTVEVKRVWTHSGYRRRGLARRVMAELEAEARRRGVRAVVLTTGARQPEAVALYLSLGYRPQFDLDADWEAISYLAFEKAL
- a CDS encoding aromatic amino acid lyase, with the protein product MPVVLGPASPSVADVVALADGASVVLASETVNLLAASRAVVERAIEAGEPVYGLNRRLGAGRDAAVEPAELAEFQRRTIANHRGGVGDALTRREARAVIAVRLIGFTRGGSGVRPALAQAYAALLDAGVHPVIPERGSVGAADLTHLAEVAAVVTGAGRAFDASGAIVPGGEALAAAGLEAVELAPHEGLAVLSSNAYSVGVGSLAVAEAAGLADAADRAVALSLEAVGAAGPAGNLSAFSDTVARAGGGDGQLVSADAIRSALAGSALERPDRAVTVQDPLSFRTVPQVHGALRECVERTVRELERELGARSENPVVDIASGRMVSGGNFQALPLALAFENLRLVLAHVASASERRSAAHSLSLAPARAAGTTRVPGLLLYAAASAVAELRQLAAPATLGITTLSGVEDHASLAPLALRLLRRSLALTGEVLAIEALHAAELLRASGAVPSGAETGPLFRGIDELPNLAAAELVPAALAALRF